Proteins encoded together in one Ferroglobus placidus DSM 10642 window:
- a CDS encoding coiled-coil domain-containing protein, whose amino-acid sequence MDIEKVLEKFRDAIIGEIREEFKEFKAEVRGQLEGFRIAVETMNKRIDGIEQRMDSIEKRMDGLERRMDEANKRIDKINEELSRRIDETNKRIDSINQELNKRIDSLSLKVDSINQELSKRIDETNRRIDSINQELSKRIDETNKRVDALSSKVDTMNQELNKRVDHLTEVILALSTRIDKLVERVEQNTVELKELKAKDKIIEDLIDRVRKLENKVFT is encoded by the coding sequence ATGGATATTGAGAAGGTTCTTGAAAAGTTCAGGGATGCGATAATTGGTGAAATAAGAGAAGAGTTCAAAGAATTTAAAGCCGAGGTCAGAGGACAGCTCGAAGGCTTCAGGATAGCAGTCGAGACGATGAACAAGAGAATAGATGGTATTGAGCAAAGAATGGATTCCATAGAGAAGAGAATGGATGGACTGGAAAGAAGGATGGACGAAGCGAATAAAAGAATCGACAAAATTAACGAAGAGCTGAGTAGGAGAATTGATGAAACGAATAAGAGAATTGATTCTATAAATCAAGAGTTAAACAAGAGGATAGATTCATTAAGCTTGAAAGTTGATTCGATAAATCAGGAATTAAGCAAAAGGATAGATGAAACTAACAGGAGGATTGACTCGATAAATCAAGAGCTAAGCAAAAGAATAGACGAAACAAACAAAAGAGTGGATGCACTAAGCTCAAAAGTGGACACGATGAACCAAGAACTTAACAAAAGGGTAGATCACCTTACAGAAGTTATTCTCGCTCTATCGACGAGAATAGACAAGCTTGTGGAGAGAGTAGAGCAGAACACCGTAGAGCTCAAAGAATTAAAAGCCAAAGATAAGATCATCGAGGATCTAATTGACCGCGTCAGAAAGCTCGAAAATAAGGTTTTCACCTAA
- a CDS encoding AbrB/MazE/SpoVT family DNA-binding domain-containing protein, giving the protein MRVKVTRNYQITIPAEIRRKVNLRLGDVVDVTYDEKTGEIRIKKILDSL; this is encoded by the coding sequence ATGAGAGTCAAAGTAACAAGGAACTACCAGATAACGATACCAGCGGAAATACGGAGAAAAGTCAATCTCAGGCTTGGCGATGTTGTTGACGTAACGTACGACGAAAAAACGGGGGAGATAAGGATAAAAAAGATTTTAGACTCGTTATGA